One Anopheles marshallii chromosome 3, idAnoMarsDA_429_01, whole genome shotgun sequence genomic region harbors:
- the LOC128711479 gene encoding integrator complex subunit 14, producing MPTIIALDVSLSMSRPIPNQPSSTGGSSSAESDNVLTYHQLAVQGINYVLDYLTKHARLEYVSLIIYSSLYEVVVDFTRDYDSIRNALHKIEHYDKTCLENVLVAVNNAFKAHWGSQNYCQIIFITDCGVGMGPSSLKNTIINLQTYKAACASAAAAAATTDGSKAMVTVGSNSAAIPPPGENQWVGFSYPSKLSFMCLGSLSTDSAFRCGTKLYMQLLEVSGQKGQLFIPRMKIKHEESAGDDASPITGDDGEDIVRQLTRTSALECFGTMCDINYRQFEATLRCGGYFRLEEPVTVWPAPLPYTARDVLGAETTKLMSRRLEVCGFLRMSDIGSPMSVSRHLILPRSVGGTVGASEQNESGKPSSNGGLKNGHGHSSAEERLEADIKAFYAKSDAGEHHQHEDHGLDGTDVNKESVCVLLHGALKVENMAALVLVGDNWYGFIYSYADGKKKWNLMLNVLPPGSDVVPWLGDLRYLGTLEDAFQGENPSFPIKADKRSYSQTIVVWIRHASLQSDIQKVLRHAKKLPEKTQHFYKELNRIRRAALSLGFVELLEGLAHIFEREISTLPLNASPDCSMQLTHAAVELRKTNNRDLKSVIHALPTQYNQLA from the exons ATGCCTACCATCATAGCGTTGGACGTGTCGCTTTCGATGTCGCGCCCCATTCCAAACCAACCATCAAGCACCGGTGGATCTAGTAGTGCGGAATCGGATAATGTGCTGACCTATCATCAACTAGCCGTCCAGGGCATCAATTACGTGTTGGATTATCTCACCAAGCATGCCCGTTTGGAATACGTATCGTTG ATAATCTATTCGTCGTTGTacgaggtggtggtggattttACGCGCGATTACGACTCCATCCGGAATGCGTTGCACAAGATCGAGCATTACGACAAGACGTGTCTGGAGAATGTGCTGGTAGCGGTGAACAATGCGTTTAAGGCGCATTGGGGCAGTCAGAACTACTGTCAGATCATCTTCATTACTGACTGTGGAGTTGGAATGGGACCGAGTTCGCTCAAGAATACGATTATTAACTTACAGACATACAAGGCGGCATGTGCGTCAGCTGCAGCGGCAGCCGCAACGACCGATGGTTCAAAGGCAATGGTGACGGTTGGAAGCAACAGTGCCGCCATTCCACCTCCGGGCGAAAACCAGTGGGTCGGTTTCTCCTACCCGAGCAAACTATCGTTTATGTGCCTCGGGAGTCTGTCCACAGATTCCGCCTTTCGATGTGGCACGAAGCTTTACATGCAGCTGTTGGAAGTGAGCGGCCAGAAGGGACAACTGTTTATACCACGCATGAAGATAAAGCATGAAGAATCGGCGGGAGATGATGCGTCACCGATCACCGGAGATGATGGCGAGGACATTGTGAGGCAGCTGACGCGAACATCGGCGCTGGAGTGCTTTGGAACAATGTGCGATATCAATTATCGACAGTTCGAAGCAACACTGCGTTGTGGAGGATACTTCCGGCTGGAAGAACCCGTGACCGTGTGGCCAGCTCCACTTCCCTACACCGCACGTGATGTGTTGGGTGCTGAGACAACCAAGCTGATGTCACGTCGGCTGGAAGTGTGCGGATTTCTCCGAATGTCCGACATTGGTTCTCCAATGTCCGTCAGCAGACACTTGATACTACCACGCAGCGTTGGCGGCACGGTTGGAGCTTCCGAGCAGAACGAAAGTGGAAAGCCGTCATCTAACGGTGGATTGAAGAACGGGCACGGCCACTCATCCGCCGAAGAACGTCTCGAAGCCGACATTAAAGCGTTCTACGCCAAATCGGACGCAGGCGAACATCATCAGCATGAAGATCACGGGCTGGACGGTACGGACGTGAACAAGGAATCGGTCTGCGTGCTGCTGCATGGTGCGCTCAAGGTAGAAAACATGGCCGCCCTGGTGTTGGTTGGCGATAATTGGTACGGGTTCATCTACTCGTACGCGGATGGTAAGAAAAAGTGGAACCTCATGCTGAATGTGCTCCCGCCCGGCAGTGACGTAGTACCGTGGTTGGGTGATCTACGCTACCTCGGCACACTGGAAGACGCTTTCCAGGGCGAAAACCCATCGTTCCCCATCAAGGCAGACAAGCGCAGCTACTCGCAAACTATTGTCGTTTGGATCCGGCACGCCAGTCTACAGTCCGACATACAGAAGGTATTGCGACACGCGAAGAAACTGCCCGAAAAGACGCAACACTTCTACAAGGAGCTGAACCGCATCCGACGGGCCGCATTATCGCTCGGGTTTGTCGAGCTGCTCGAAGGGTTGGCACACATTTTCGAGCGCGAAATCAGCACACTGCCTCTCAACGCTTCACCCGACTGTTCCATGCAGCTCACGCATGCCGCCGTTGAACTTCGTAAAACGAACAATCGCGATCTGAAGTCCGTTATCCACGCGCTCCCAACACAATACAATCAGCTGGCATAG
- the LOC128711478 gene encoding dnaJ homolog subfamily C member 2: MAAASDKSQRASSAVLTVALRTNYDLRRCSAGTEWNEGLEYLQYLHETKPIAPKCPPTRDELIASGVLPADAAQDMTSGAVDPEALFDELFEVDIDYLKSLDPKDWKNQDHYAVLGLKKMRFEATDDDIKRAYRKIVLKHHPDKRKALGENVKQDDDYFHCITMAYETLGTLKNRRAFDSIDPEFDDALPSQSEVEKDFFGMLRDVFRRNARWNESRKSAPQLGDDSTSREAVEHFYDFWYNFQSWREFSYLDEEDKEKGQDREERRWIEKQNKAIRLKRKKEESARIRSLVDLAYNNDPRVVRFKREEKERKLAAKRAKQTAYQVQKAEEERAVKEAAEAKQRAEEAEQKRIEQIQIERERTKRIMKKERKLFRDTAKGKDYFATNDKERLKHLEGVEKLIDSFKLLELQDFNKELATGGRDVFVKALDDLEAKREQERIVAQQTAQIPNNAGLKVVNRKAMWTHDNVQLLIKAVNLFPAGTISRWEVIANYLNQHGTELGDMRFYAKDALNKAKELQAGDFSKSDLKTVVNQQAYESFERSKKDLKIIDNSEISMKEATEAAAKEKGQHESKPKPAAVEKKTVVASPIVNGGTKGHVTTEENGAAAEGKENRNKQPKQAVKEDKPLVNGTTTEDSNNKLNNTAPVTGEGKTKPAGGGTAAKKDANRVWSKEEQALLEQAIKTYPVSCGPDRWDRIAECIPNRTKKDCMRRVKELVDLVNAKREAQQSVK, translated from the exons ATGGCAGCCGCTAGTGACAAAAGCCAACGAGCTTCTTCGGCCGTGCTAACCGTTGCACTGAGAACTAATTACGACCTGCGACGCTGTTCAGCGGGCACCGAATGGAACGAAGGGTTAGAATATCTACAGTACCTtcacgaaacgaaaccaattGCACCGAAATGCCCACCGACACGGGATGAGCTGATCGCTTCCGGCGTGCTGCCGGCAGATGCGGCACAAGACATGACATCCGGCGCTGTCGATCCGGAAGCTCTGTTTGATGAGCTGTTCGAAGTTGACATCGACTATCTGAAGAGTTTGGATCCGAAGGATTGGAAAAATCAGGACCATTACGCAGTGCTTGGACTGAAGAAGATGAG ATTTGAGGCGACCGATGACGACATCAAACGGGCATATCGCAAGATAGTATTGAAGCACCATCCAGACAAACGAAAAGCACTGGGCGAAAATGTAAAGCAGGACGATGATTACTTTCATTGCATCACGATGGCGTACGAAACGCTCGGCACCCTGAAGAACCGTCGTGCCTTCGACTCTATCGATCCCGAATTTGACGATGCGCTTCCGTCCCAGTCCGAGGTGGAAAAGGATTTCTTCGGCATGCTCCGGGACGTGTTCAGACGCAATGCCCGTTGGAACGAATCGCGGAAATCAGCACCCCAGCTGGGCGACGATAGTACGTCCCGCGAGGCGGTAGAACACTTTTACGACTTTTGGTACAACTTCCAGAGCTGGCGTGAGTTCAGCTATCTCGATGAGGAGGACAAGGAGAAGGGTCAGGATCGGGAGGAACGCCGTTGGAttgaaaaacagaacaaagccATCCGGTTGAAACGTAAGAAGGAAGAATCGGCTCGGATCCGTTCGCTGGTGGATTTGGCGTACAACAACGATCCACGCGTAGTCCGATTCAAGCGAGAGGAAAAAGAACGCAAACTGGCAGCCAAGCGGGCAAAACAGACCGCCTACCAGGTGCAGAAGGCGGAGGAGGAACGTGCGGTTAAGGAAGCGGCAGAAGCAAAACAGCGTGCCGAGGAGGCAGAACAGAAGCGCATCGAGCAAATACAGATCGAACGTGAGCGGACGAAGCGTATAATGAAGAAGGAGCGCAAATTGTTCCGCGATACGGCCAAGGGCAAGGATTATTTTGCCACGAACGACAAGGAACGGTTGAAGCATCTGGAGGGTGTGGAGAAGCTGATCGATTCGTTCAAGCTGCTCGAGCTGCAAGATTTCAACAAGGAGCTAGCGACGGGCGGACGGGACGTTTTTGTCAAAGCGCTCGACGATCTGGAGGCTAAGCGTGAGCAGGAACGCATCGTCGCCCAGCAGACGGCGCAGATACCGAACAATGCCGGACTGAAAGTTGTCAATCGGAAGGCTATGTGGACGCACGATAATGTGCAGTTGCTGATAAAGGCCGTGAATCTGTTCCCGGCCGGAACGATTTCCCGTTGGGAGGTGATAGCGAACTATCTGAACCAGCACGGCACGGAACTGGGCGATATGCGGTTCTACGCTAAGGACGCCCTGAACAAGGCGAAGGAACTGCAGGCAGGTGATTTCTCCAAGAGTGACCTTAAGACGGTAGTTAACCAGCAGGCGTACGAATCGTTCGAACGCAGTAAAAAGGATCTCAAGATAATCGACAATTCGGAGATCAGCATGAAGGAGGCAACCGAGGCAGCGGCCAAGGAGAAGGGACAGCACGAAAGTAAACCTAAGCCGGCAGCGGTTGAGAAGAAAACGGTAGTCGCATCACCGATAGTAAATGGCGGAACGAAGGGCCATGTAACGACGGAAGAAAACGGTGCCGCTGCCGAGGGCAAGGAAAATCGCAACAAGCAACCGAAGCAGGCTGTGAAAGAGGATAAACCGCTGGTGAACGGAACGACGACGGAGGATAGCAATAATAAACTTAATAATACTGCCCCGGTGACCGGTGAAGGGAAAACGAAACCCGCCGGCGGTGGTACGGCGGCCAAAAAGGATGCGAATCGGGTCTGGAGCAAGGAGGAACAGGCGCTGCTTGAGCAAGCCATCAAGACGTACCCGGTGTCGTGTGGTCCGGATCGCTGGGACCGGATAGCGGAGTGTATACCGAACCGGACGAAAAAGGATTGCATGCGGCGAGTGAAGGAGCTGGTCGATCTGGTCAACGCCAAGCGTGAGGCGCAGCAGAGTGTAAAGTAG